A genomic window from Acidimicrobiia bacterium includes:
- a CDS encoding ABC transporter substrate-binding protein, translating to MNDKQRRVDAIRRRSSHIENHIIDEYSAGKISRRDFIRRGTIIGMSLPALGFLAAACGGDGEGTTTVAPGTTGAPGTTGAPGTTGAPGTTAAPTTAPPAGPATVRIGVAPGPAVGIDPVLINDEAGLSLLGQTAQYLTFSDSELNVVPVLAESWESNDTLDVWTFTLREGVTFHDGTPLTAADVAATFNGPIGTGNAGSAYETYGVEAENAAVVVDDRTVQFTLARPNGAFPFFVSSDNYNAVILPASFWETYDAGTYEQSFIGTGPWLNESYEPGVSAVYTKNPNYWGDNSNQPDRMEVAFFGDESAMITQFQGGLLDVLYRVSFSNAETLESGGATTQSVPTAQHRQIYMDASQPPFGDKRVRQAMALMLDRPLLVQGLLGGFGIVGNDHPIWEVFPMFDPAAVTQREADLATAQSLLEAAGVGGGFSAALDTLQFAEMEDLAQLVQASAAQLNVDLTVGVYDSGTYYQDYWCSFPYEGPCTPGGVQSMGIVNYGHRGVPNVYMGAPLLSDGQWNASHWVNSDYDQLFADFTAAPDLDVQRQLAGQIQAMLWDEVPFIVPYFIDFISVTVPNFQGLQVTGMGHYDITNAGFTG from the coding sequence ATGAACGACAAGCAGAGGCGGGTCGACGCGATCCGTCGGCGTTCGAGCCACATCGAGAATCACATCATCGACGAGTACTCCGCCGGCAAGATCAGCCGGCGGGACTTCATCCGGCGGGGCACGATCATCGGCATGAGCCTGCCTGCTCTCGGATTCTTGGCGGCGGCGTGCGGAGGCGACGGAGAAGGAACCACCACCGTTGCTCCCGGAACCACGGGGGCGCCCGGAACGACGGGGGCGCCCGGAACCACGGGGGCGCCGGGCACCACGGCGGCACCAACCACGGCGCCGCCCGCGGGTCCCGCAACGGTGCGCATCGGAGTGGCCCCGGGACCTGCTGTCGGTATCGACCCGGTGCTCATCAACGACGAAGCGGGCCTCTCGCTGCTGGGCCAGACGGCCCAGTACCTGACGTTCTCCGACTCCGAGCTCAACGTGGTTCCCGTCCTCGCCGAGAGCTGGGAGTCCAACGACACGCTCGACGTGTGGACGTTCACGCTCCGTGAAGGGGTGACATTCCACGACGGCACGCCGCTCACGGCGGCCGACGTCGCTGCCACGTTCAACGGTCCCATCGGCACCGGGAATGCCGGCTCGGCCTACGAGACGTACGGGGTGGAGGCCGAGAACGCGGCAGTGGTCGTGGACGATCGCACGGTCCAGTTCACGCTTGCCAGGCCAAACGGTGCTTTCCCGTTCTTCGTCAGCTCCGACAACTACAACGCGGTCATCCTCCCGGCATCGTTCTGGGAGACGTACGACGCGGGTACCTACGAGCAGAGTTTCATCGGGACCGGCCCATGGCTGAACGAGAGCTACGAGCCCGGGGTCTCAGCGGTGTACACCAAGAACCCGAACTACTGGGGTGACAACTCGAACCAGCCCGATCGCATGGAAGTGGCCTTCTTCGGGGACGAGTCCGCCATGATCACCCAGTTCCAGGGTGGGCTCCTCGACGTGCTCTACCGGGTCAGCTTCTCGAACGCGGAGACCCTCGAGTCGGGCGGCGCCACCACCCAAAGCGTGCCGACAGCTCAGCATCGCCAGATCTACATGGATGCGAGCCAACCGCCGTTCGGTGACAAGCGGGTACGGCAGGCGATGGCACTCATGCTCGACCGTCCGCTGCTCGTCCAGGGCCTGCTCGGTGGGTTCGGCATCGTGGGCAACGACCATCCCATCTGGGAGGTCTTCCCGATGTTCGACCCTGCGGCGGTCACGCAGAGAGAAGCCGACCTCGCCACGGCGCAGTCGCTGCTGGAGGCGGCTGGTGTGGGCGGAGGGTTCAGCGCCGCACTGGACACCCTCCAGTTCGCCGAGATGGAGGACCTCGCCCAGCTCGTCCAGGCGTCGGCGGCTCAGCTCAACGTGGACCTCACGGTGGGGGTCTACGACAGCGGAACGTACTACCAGGACTACTGGTGCAGCTTCCCGTACGAGGGCCCGTGCACACCCGGTGGCGTGCAGTCGATGGGCATCGTGAACTACGGCCATCGAGGGGTTCCCAATGTGTACATGGGGGCGCCGCTCCTGAGCGATGGGCAGTGGAACGCGTCGCATTGGGTGAACAGCGACTACGACCAGCTGTTCGCCGATTTCACCGCGGCTCCCGATCTGGACGTCCAGCGTCAGCTGGCCGGCCAGATCCAGGCGATGCTGTGGGACGAAGTGCCGTTCATCGTGCCGTACTTCATCGACTTCATCTCGGTGACCGTGCCCAACTTCCAAGGGCTCCAGGTCACGGGGATGGGCCACTATGACATCACGAACGCGGGGTTCACTGGCTGA
- a CDS encoding ABC transporter permease, translated as MPRYVVRRIGLALITLVLISLLVFAGTQMLPGDVARRILGPFATQEAIDALAARLGTDQPLYVQYWSWISNAVTGDLGTSVSLSRPVSELLGRALVNSAKLASVAFVIVVPISILGGVMAALRRGQLTDRIITVGGLSATVIPEFVSGIVLILVFAIWLGWLPGTAAAPPGSGLLTQLRYLILPAIPLVLVLFGYIAKITRAGVVEALDADYTRTAILKGLPRRQVIRREVLRNALLPTIAVIASQIGYLIGGLVVVEVLFNYQGIGRLLFDAAQKADFPLLAGGVLVVATAFQVAMLLADLAYSWLNPRIRLGGEA; from the coding sequence ATGCCGAGGTACGTCGTTCGTCGAATCGGCCTGGCTCTGATCACGCTGGTCCTGATCAGCCTCCTCGTCTTCGCGGGGACCCAGATGCTTCCAGGTGACGTGGCGCGTCGAATCCTCGGTCCGTTCGCCACGCAGGAGGCGATCGACGCGCTCGCCGCCCGGCTCGGCACCGACCAGCCCCTGTACGTGCAGTACTGGTCGTGGATCTCCAACGCCGTCACCGGCGACCTCGGCACGTCGGTCAGCCTGTCGCGACCGGTGTCGGAGCTGCTCGGGAGGGCCCTCGTCAACTCGGCGAAGCTGGCTTCCGTGGCCTTCGTGATCGTGGTGCCGATCTCGATCCTCGGTGGCGTGATGGCGGCCCTGCGGCGCGGCCAGCTCACCGACAGGATCATCACGGTCGGTGGTCTGTCCGCCACGGTGATCCCGGAGTTCGTCTCGGGAATCGTGTTGATCCTCGTGTTCGCGATCTGGCTCGGCTGGCTACCCGGGACGGCGGCGGCCCCGCCAGGATCGGGGCTCCTGACGCAGCTGCGCTACCTCATCCTCCCGGCAATACCGCTCGTCCTCGTGCTGTTCGGGTACATCGCCAAGATCACGAGAGCAGGCGTCGTCGAAGCACTCGACGCCGACTACACCCGAACCGCGATCCTCAAAGGGCTACCCCGCCGCCAGGTGATCCGGCGCGAGGTGCTGCGTAACGCCTTGCTGCCGACGATCGCGGTCATCGCCTCGCAGATCGGCTACCTCATCGGCGGCCTTGTCGTCGTCGAGGTGCTGTTCAACTACCAGGGCATCGGACGGCTGCTGTTCGACGCCGCCCAGAAGGCCGACTTCCCGCTGCTCGCCGGTGGGGTCCTCGTCGTGGCGACCGCTTTCCAAGTGGCGATGCTGCTCGCCGACCTGGCGTATTCGTGGCTCAACCCCCGCATCCGCCTCGGAGGGGAAGCATGA
- a CDS encoding DUF2905 domain-containing protein, which translates to MRLGNTLVAIGIVVVAAGVVLRFAPWLVSWFGRLPGDIRIERDTTRVYIPVTSMILTSIGLTVLLAVIARFRG; encoded by the coding sequence ATGCGGCTCGGGAACACGCTCGTCGCCATCGGGATCGTCGTCGTTGCCGCCGGTGTGGTGCTCAGGTTCGCCCCGTGGCTCGTCTCGTGGTTCGGACGGCTCCCGGGCGACATCCGCATCGAACGTGACACGACGCGGGTCTACATCCCGGTCACGTCGATGATCCTGACGAGCATCGGGCTCACCGTGCTTCTCGCCGTCATCGCACGGTTCCGAGGCTGA
- a CDS encoding ABC transporter permease — MTTQTVPRSEQWKVLRGSATFWVGGTITVMWIFFAVFGSSVAPFDPLGTPQDVLNRLQPPSAANWFGTDELGRDVLSRVLAGSRQVLTVSLSATVLGTVLGTAVGLVVGYFGGIVDDIVGRILDAFLSIPLVITGMLALAALGPTTFGVIIVIGLVFMPLIAKTVRAAVLAERQLDYVTAARLRRENVFYTLFVEILPNVSSVITVEFTVRLGYAIFTVLALSFLGFGVEPSVPDWGLAISQHYGYLTGDVWWPVLFPALAIASLVVGVNLLADGISQALES; from the coding sequence ATGACGACTCAGACGGTGCCGAGGTCGGAACAGTGGAAGGTGCTGCGGGGCTCGGCGACGTTCTGGGTCGGGGGGACCATAACGGTCATGTGGATCTTCTTCGCCGTCTTCGGCTCGAGCGTCGCCCCGTTCGATCCGCTGGGGACGCCCCAGGACGTCCTGAATCGCCTCCAGCCACCATCGGCGGCGAACTGGTTCGGCACCGACGAGTTGGGCAGGGACGTGCTCTCGAGGGTCTTGGCCGGATCGAGGCAGGTGCTCACGGTGTCGCTCTCGGCCACCGTGCTCGGCACCGTGCTCGGCACGGCCGTCGGGCTCGTCGTCGGCTACTTCGGAGGAATCGTCGATGACATCGTCGGCAGGATCCTGGACGCCTTCTTGTCGATCCCGCTCGTCATCACGGGCATGCTTGCCCTGGCGGCGCTCGGGCCGACCACGTTCGGTGTCATCATCGTCATCGGGCTCGTCTTCATGCCGCTCATCGCCAAGACGGTGCGGGCCGCGGTGCTCGCCGAACGTCAGCTCGACTATGTGACGGCCGCCCGACTGCGGCGCGAGAACGTCTTCTACACCTTGTTCGTCGAGATACTGCCGAACGTCAGCAGCGTCATCACAGTCGAGTTCACGGTGCGGCTCGGGTATGCCATATTCACGGTGCTGGCACTGTCGTTTCTCGGCTTCGGCGTCGAGCCCTCCGTCCCGGACTGGGGACTGGCGATCTCGCAGCACTACGGCTATCTCACAGGTGATGTGTGGTGGCCCGTGCTCTTCCCCGCCCTGGCGATCGCGTCGCTCGTCGTCGGGGTGAACCTCCTGGCGGACGGCATCTCACAGGCACTCGAGTCGTAG